A single genomic interval of Spinacia oleracea cultivar Varoflay chromosome 6, BTI_SOV_V1, whole genome shotgun sequence harbors:
- the LOC110778130 gene encoding uncharacterized protein isoform X3, whose amino-acid sequence MEAVELAIPVDVAAPKLMGSDVFVGARVCSSTDGEARDSETISPFLGSKIDECTSLLGHRGTTTASGPPPWLKKTDAALCRNNFLPSRSATEDASLGVVDGITSGSTMSMSEYEGKQIQRKVGKFPRNGSGLLKKTRMLQSDNFLSHGEADEAKTESDKLGLHLMKCSNAVDKSQTVKQKTNINGRRGDRRNSKAPLKAKFDPFSLKVGLTNFSPASGANNLFGIYGLKPDTHDVSKLMDDISLDELLDGTYKCPNLGKEKGKKAASLTENILDSVKKAFSVIRLPGMQQAKQPEEVDIQVNKKIPLSSSPSNTSVVNGTDVDESSVTAGLSKCGEDLESSVKAESPADKKDSPLYQPRDILERLALPPPKELDSLLQDAMKPVSSKLNDSRNGKPLSHRASLPPFPWSHNFNGHHKSNNDSVRISSRSTCQGRWVRIRSTDSFIGGGDENFVDLDSLTYDNKLVPAGQLIYQLPEIGSSSSTFVNQQRFQQNSSSAACQTACQPPSALHSPRVLAAAQTLCDIASDSSNRISNGMLKWSKQPSQKSMKARKSRSSEKPEEFLTPKSETLLDHAVRSIEYGSTSKKPKISMVERREEFSHIHTVIGLSSVSAPRSNRSSPSRLSRDSVAEARNSFVKPQFMAPPPPPPPRVLDRNNHNPQKLRKVSPMDWNRTRS is encoded by the exons ATGGAAGCTGTGGAACTGGCGATCCCGGTGGATGTTGCGGCGCCGAAATTGATGGGTTCAGACGTTTTCGTTGGAGCTAGGGTTTGCTCTTCTACTGATGGAGAAGCTCGTGATTCCGAGACCATTTCGCCTTTTCTTGGTTCGAAAATTGATGAATGCACCTCTTTACTTGGCCACAGAG GTACTACCACTGCTTCTGGTCCACCTCCCTGGTTGAAGAAAACAGATGCAGCTTTATGTAGGAATAATTTTCTTCCCTCTAGATCAGCAACAGAAGATGCATCCCTGGGGGTGGTTGACGGGATTACAAGTGGTTCTACCATGTCGATGTCAGAGTATGAAGGAAAACAGATTCAACGGAAGGTGGGGAAGTTTCCAAGAAATGGAAGTGGCTTATTAAAAAAAACCCGAATGTTGCAATCGGACAATTTTTTATCTCATGGTGAAGCTGATGAAGCAAAGACGGAGTCAGATAAACTTGGCTTGCATCTAATGAAATGTTCAAATGCAG TAGACAAGTCTCAGACAGTTAAACAAAAGACCAATATAAATGGCAGACGTGGTGATAGAAGGAATTCAAAAGCTCCACTGAAGGCAAAATTTGACCCATTTTCACTGAAAGTTGGTTTAACAAACTTCAGTCCTGCAAGTGGAGCAAACAATCTTTTTG GAATATATGGTCTCAAGCCAGATACTCATGATGTCTCAAAACTTATGGATGATATTTCTTTGGATGAGCTCCTTGATGGAACCTATAAATGTCCTAACCTTGGCaaagaaaagggaaagaaaGCAGCTAGTTTGACTGAGAATATACTTGATTCGGTTAAAAAAGCTTTTTCTGTCATCCGGCTTCCAGGGATGCAACAGGCCAAACAACCTGAAGAGGTGGATATCCAGGTCAACAAGAAAATCCCTTTGTCATCATCACCTTCTAACACAAGTGTAGTAAATGGTACCGATGTTGATGAAAGTAGTGTTACTGCAGGCTTATCCAAATGTGGAGAG GATTTGGAGTCCTCTGTAAAGGCTGAATCTCCTGCTGACAAGAAGGATAGTCCTCTGTATCAACCTAGAGATATTTTAGAAAGGTTGGCACTTCCTCCACCCAAGGAATTGGACTCTTTGTTGCAGGATGCAATGAAGCCAGTATCCTCAAAGCTCAATGATTCGCGTAATGGCAAGCCGTTATCTCATCGAGCTAGCTTGCCACCTTTTCCCTGGTCCCATAATTTTAATGGGCACCATAAATCTAATAATGATTCTGTAAGAATATCAAGCAGAAGCACTTGCCAAGGCAGATGGGTAAGGATAAGGAGCACTGACAGTTTTATTGGAGGGGGCGATGAAAATTTTGTGGACTTGGACTCGCTCACTTATGATAATAAGCTTGTTCCAGCAGGACAATTAATATACCAACTTCCTGAAATTGGAAGCAGTTCATCTACATTTGTCAACCAGCAACGCTTTCAGCAGAATTCTTCTTCAGCTGCATGTCAAACAGCATGCCAGCCACCCTCTG CTCTGCATTCTCCCAGAGTATTGGCTGCTGCTCAGACACTTTGTGACATTGCTAGCGATAGCTCTAATCGGATCTCAAATGGAATGCTGAAATGGTCGAAACAACCATCACAAAAATCCATGAAAGCTCGCAAGTCAAGATCGAGTGAAAAACCCGAGGAGTTCTTGACACCCAAGTCGGAGACATTACTTGATCATGCAGTGAGGAGCATAGAGTATGGATCAACTTCGAAAAAGCCGAAAATCTCCATGGTTGAGCGGAGAGAAGAATTTAGTCACATTCATACAGTTATAGGACTGAGCTCTGTATCTGCTCCAAGATCAAACAGATCATCCCCAAGCAGATTGTCGAGGGATTCGGTTGCAGAAGCTAGAAATAGCTTTGTGAAACCACAATTTATGGCtccccctcctcctcctcctccaagGGTTTTGGATAGGAATAACCACAATCCACAGAAGTTGAGAAAAGTTTCTCCAATGGATTGGAACAGGACAAGAAGCTAG
- the LOC110778130 gene encoding uncharacterized protein isoform X2 yields the protein MEAVELAIPVDVAAPKLMGSDVFVGARVCSSTDGEARDSETISPFLGSKIDECTSLLGHRGTTTASGPPPWLKKTDAALCRNNFLPSRSATEDASLGVVDGITSGSTMSMSEYEGKQIQRKVGKFPRNGSGLLKKTRMLQSDNFLSHGEADEAKTESDKLGLHLMKCSNADKSQTVKQKTNINGRRGDRRNSKAPLKAKFDPFSLKVGLTNFSPASGANNLFGIYGLKPDTHDVSKLMDDISLDELLDGTYKCPNLGKEKGKKAASLTENILDSVKKAFSVIRLPGMQQAKQPEEVDIQVNKKIPLSSSPSNTSVVNGTDVDESSVTAGLSKCGEDLESSVKAESPADKKDSPLYQPRDILERLALPPPKELDSLLQDAMKPVSSKLNDSRNGKPLSHRASLPPFPWSHNFNGHHKSNNDSVRISSRSTCQGRWVRIRSTDSFIGGGDENFVDLDSLTYDNKLVPAGQLIYQLPEIGSSSSTFVNQQRFQQNSSSAACQTACQPPSESRSTVHYKMSALHSPRVLAAAQTLCDIASDSSNRISNGMLKWSKQPSQKSMKARKSRSSEKPEEFLTPKSETLLDHAVRSIEYGSTSKKPKISMVERREEFSHIHTVIGLSSVSAPRSNRSSPSRLSRDSVAEARNSFVKPQFMAPPPPPPPRVLDRNNHNPQKLRKVSPMDWNRTRS from the exons ATGGAAGCTGTGGAACTGGCGATCCCGGTGGATGTTGCGGCGCCGAAATTGATGGGTTCAGACGTTTTCGTTGGAGCTAGGGTTTGCTCTTCTACTGATGGAGAAGCTCGTGATTCCGAGACCATTTCGCCTTTTCTTGGTTCGAAAATTGATGAATGCACCTCTTTACTTGGCCACAGAG GTACTACCACTGCTTCTGGTCCACCTCCCTGGTTGAAGAAAACAGATGCAGCTTTATGTAGGAATAATTTTCTTCCCTCTAGATCAGCAACAGAAGATGCATCCCTGGGGGTGGTTGACGGGATTACAAGTGGTTCTACCATGTCGATGTCAGAGTATGAAGGAAAACAGATTCAACGGAAGGTGGGGAAGTTTCCAAGAAATGGAAGTGGCTTATTAAAAAAAACCCGAATGTTGCAATCGGACAATTTTTTATCTCATGGTGAAGCTGATGAAGCAAAGACGGAGTCAGATAAACTTGGCTTGCATCTAATGAAATGTTCAAATGCAG ACAAGTCTCAGACAGTTAAACAAAAGACCAATATAAATGGCAGACGTGGTGATAGAAGGAATTCAAAAGCTCCACTGAAGGCAAAATTTGACCCATTTTCACTGAAAGTTGGTTTAACAAACTTCAGTCCTGCAAGTGGAGCAAACAATCTTTTTG GAATATATGGTCTCAAGCCAGATACTCATGATGTCTCAAAACTTATGGATGATATTTCTTTGGATGAGCTCCTTGATGGAACCTATAAATGTCCTAACCTTGGCaaagaaaagggaaagaaaGCAGCTAGTTTGACTGAGAATATACTTGATTCGGTTAAAAAAGCTTTTTCTGTCATCCGGCTTCCAGGGATGCAACAGGCCAAACAACCTGAAGAGGTGGATATCCAGGTCAACAAGAAAATCCCTTTGTCATCATCACCTTCTAACACAAGTGTAGTAAATGGTACCGATGTTGATGAAAGTAGTGTTACTGCAGGCTTATCCAAATGTGGAGAG GATTTGGAGTCCTCTGTAAAGGCTGAATCTCCTGCTGACAAGAAGGATAGTCCTCTGTATCAACCTAGAGATATTTTAGAAAGGTTGGCACTTCCTCCACCCAAGGAATTGGACTCTTTGTTGCAGGATGCAATGAAGCCAGTATCCTCAAAGCTCAATGATTCGCGTAATGGCAAGCCGTTATCTCATCGAGCTAGCTTGCCACCTTTTCCCTGGTCCCATAATTTTAATGGGCACCATAAATCTAATAATGATTCTGTAAGAATATCAAGCAGAAGCACTTGCCAAGGCAGATGGGTAAGGATAAGGAGCACTGACAGTTTTATTGGAGGGGGCGATGAAAATTTTGTGGACTTGGACTCGCTCACTTATGATAATAAGCTTGTTCCAGCAGGACAATTAATATACCAACTTCCTGAAATTGGAAGCAGTTCATCTACATTTGTCAACCAGCAACGCTTTCAGCAGAATTCTTCTTCAGCTGCATGTCAAACAGCATGCCAGCCACCCTCTG AATCTAGAAGCACTGTGCACTACAAAATGAGTG CTCTGCATTCTCCCAGAGTATTGGCTGCTGCTCAGACACTTTGTGACATTGCTAGCGATAGCTCTAATCGGATCTCAAATGGAATGCTGAAATGGTCGAAACAACCATCACAAAAATCCATGAAAGCTCGCAAGTCAAGATCGAGTGAAAAACCCGAGGAGTTCTTGACACCCAAGTCGGAGACATTACTTGATCATGCAGTGAGGAGCATAGAGTATGGATCAACTTCGAAAAAGCCGAAAATCTCCATGGTTGAGCGGAGAGAAGAATTTAGTCACATTCATACAGTTATAGGACTGAGCTCTGTATCTGCTCCAAGATCAAACAGATCATCCCCAAGCAGATTGTCGAGGGATTCGGTTGCAGAAGCTAGAAATAGCTTTGTGAAACCACAATTTATGGCtccccctcctcctcctcctccaagGGTTTTGGATAGGAATAACCACAATCCACAGAAGTTGAGAAAAGTTTCTCCAATGGATTGGAACAGGACAAGAAGCTAG
- the LOC110778130 gene encoding uncharacterized protein isoform X1 — protein MEAVELAIPVDVAAPKLMGSDVFVGARVCSSTDGEARDSETISPFLGSKIDECTSLLGHRGTTTASGPPPWLKKTDAALCRNNFLPSRSATEDASLGVVDGITSGSTMSMSEYEGKQIQRKVGKFPRNGSGLLKKTRMLQSDNFLSHGEADEAKTESDKLGLHLMKCSNAVDKSQTVKQKTNINGRRGDRRNSKAPLKAKFDPFSLKVGLTNFSPASGANNLFGIYGLKPDTHDVSKLMDDISLDELLDGTYKCPNLGKEKGKKAASLTENILDSVKKAFSVIRLPGMQQAKQPEEVDIQVNKKIPLSSSPSNTSVVNGTDVDESSVTAGLSKCGEDLESSVKAESPADKKDSPLYQPRDILERLALPPPKELDSLLQDAMKPVSSKLNDSRNGKPLSHRASLPPFPWSHNFNGHHKSNNDSVRISSRSTCQGRWVRIRSTDSFIGGGDENFVDLDSLTYDNKLVPAGQLIYQLPEIGSSSSTFVNQQRFQQNSSSAACQTACQPPSESRSTVHYKMSALHSPRVLAAAQTLCDIASDSSNRISNGMLKWSKQPSQKSMKARKSRSSEKPEEFLTPKSETLLDHAVRSIEYGSTSKKPKISMVERREEFSHIHTVIGLSSVSAPRSNRSSPSRLSRDSVAEARNSFVKPQFMAPPPPPPPRVLDRNNHNPQKLRKVSPMDWNRTRS, from the exons ATGGAAGCTGTGGAACTGGCGATCCCGGTGGATGTTGCGGCGCCGAAATTGATGGGTTCAGACGTTTTCGTTGGAGCTAGGGTTTGCTCTTCTACTGATGGAGAAGCTCGTGATTCCGAGACCATTTCGCCTTTTCTTGGTTCGAAAATTGATGAATGCACCTCTTTACTTGGCCACAGAG GTACTACCACTGCTTCTGGTCCACCTCCCTGGTTGAAGAAAACAGATGCAGCTTTATGTAGGAATAATTTTCTTCCCTCTAGATCAGCAACAGAAGATGCATCCCTGGGGGTGGTTGACGGGATTACAAGTGGTTCTACCATGTCGATGTCAGAGTATGAAGGAAAACAGATTCAACGGAAGGTGGGGAAGTTTCCAAGAAATGGAAGTGGCTTATTAAAAAAAACCCGAATGTTGCAATCGGACAATTTTTTATCTCATGGTGAAGCTGATGAAGCAAAGACGGAGTCAGATAAACTTGGCTTGCATCTAATGAAATGTTCAAATGCAG TAGACAAGTCTCAGACAGTTAAACAAAAGACCAATATAAATGGCAGACGTGGTGATAGAAGGAATTCAAAAGCTCCACTGAAGGCAAAATTTGACCCATTTTCACTGAAAGTTGGTTTAACAAACTTCAGTCCTGCAAGTGGAGCAAACAATCTTTTTG GAATATATGGTCTCAAGCCAGATACTCATGATGTCTCAAAACTTATGGATGATATTTCTTTGGATGAGCTCCTTGATGGAACCTATAAATGTCCTAACCTTGGCaaagaaaagggaaagaaaGCAGCTAGTTTGACTGAGAATATACTTGATTCGGTTAAAAAAGCTTTTTCTGTCATCCGGCTTCCAGGGATGCAACAGGCCAAACAACCTGAAGAGGTGGATATCCAGGTCAACAAGAAAATCCCTTTGTCATCATCACCTTCTAACACAAGTGTAGTAAATGGTACCGATGTTGATGAAAGTAGTGTTACTGCAGGCTTATCCAAATGTGGAGAG GATTTGGAGTCCTCTGTAAAGGCTGAATCTCCTGCTGACAAGAAGGATAGTCCTCTGTATCAACCTAGAGATATTTTAGAAAGGTTGGCACTTCCTCCACCCAAGGAATTGGACTCTTTGTTGCAGGATGCAATGAAGCCAGTATCCTCAAAGCTCAATGATTCGCGTAATGGCAAGCCGTTATCTCATCGAGCTAGCTTGCCACCTTTTCCCTGGTCCCATAATTTTAATGGGCACCATAAATCTAATAATGATTCTGTAAGAATATCAAGCAGAAGCACTTGCCAAGGCAGATGGGTAAGGATAAGGAGCACTGACAGTTTTATTGGAGGGGGCGATGAAAATTTTGTGGACTTGGACTCGCTCACTTATGATAATAAGCTTGTTCCAGCAGGACAATTAATATACCAACTTCCTGAAATTGGAAGCAGTTCATCTACATTTGTCAACCAGCAACGCTTTCAGCAGAATTCTTCTTCAGCTGCATGTCAAACAGCATGCCAGCCACCCTCTG AATCTAGAAGCACTGTGCACTACAAAATGAGTG CTCTGCATTCTCCCAGAGTATTGGCTGCTGCTCAGACACTTTGTGACATTGCTAGCGATAGCTCTAATCGGATCTCAAATGGAATGCTGAAATGGTCGAAACAACCATCACAAAAATCCATGAAAGCTCGCAAGTCAAGATCGAGTGAAAAACCCGAGGAGTTCTTGACACCCAAGTCGGAGACATTACTTGATCATGCAGTGAGGAGCATAGAGTATGGATCAACTTCGAAAAAGCCGAAAATCTCCATGGTTGAGCGGAGAGAAGAATTTAGTCACATTCATACAGTTATAGGACTGAGCTCTGTATCTGCTCCAAGATCAAACAGATCATCCCCAAGCAGATTGTCGAGGGATTCGGTTGCAGAAGCTAGAAATAGCTTTGTGAAACCACAATTTATGGCtccccctcctcctcctcctccaagGGTTTTGGATAGGAATAACCACAATCCACAGAAGTTGAGAAAAGTTTCTCCAATGGATTGGAACAGGACAAGAAGCTAG